CATAAGGAGAAGCCATGATCATTTCTCTGAATTCATCAAATTTATTCTTGCTTAAAGAGTTTCTATTGTCTGTAAAAACAGGAAAGCTGAAATGCAGATCCAGGTGATTGAGATGTTCTACTTTCGCCGCAGCATGTTCATTTTCACGATTTAGAATCTCTTTTGCATAGGCCAAAACCATGGGTAATGTTCCGTATCCCTCTTTTCCTACAAAAAGTTGGGCATGGCTCACTCTGTTTTCGGCAATGCTTTCTCTAAGAAGTTTTTTCAGATTCGTCTGTCCGGCGATGTTCTCCCAATTCATGTTTCAAAGATAAAAAATCTTATTTCAATTTATAAAATTAAGTCTGCTTAAAATGTATAAAACTATAGATTCCAAATTTCAAAAGAGTAACATTCCTATTCTATTATAGGAAATATCAATAGAACAATTAGAATAAAACTTAAAATTTAATTTTACACAATTTAATTTTAAGCAATAAATTTACGGAGTGAAATTTTTCGTAAATTCATTACTATTTCACACCAATTTCAAATATTAAATCTTAAACCAATGGATACAAACCTGGAGCAAAAAATCAAAGGAATATTTCAACAGCAGAAAGCCTTTTTCAAAACCAATCAAACAAAAGATATTGAATTCAGAAAAGCACAATTAAGAAAATTCCGTGAAGTTTTTTTACATCATACGGATGATCTTTGTGAAGCTTTATCTATTGACCTGGGGAAAAGCAGAAAGGAAGCAGAGTATGTGGAAATTCAAATTGTCATCAGTGAGCTGGATTACTTACTGGAAAATATTGATGAATGGGCAAAACCTACATCTGTACCTTCAAAACCACATCCATCGGGAGCTGAAGTTCAAAGTAAAATAACCTATCAGCCATATGGAGTTACTTATATTATCGGACCTTTCAACTACCCTGTTCAATTAACATTCAGTCCTCTTATCGGCGCTTTAATCTCAGGAAACACTGCCATCATAAAACCATCTGAAAATACACCGCATGTTGCCCAGGTTCTTGAAGATATTGTAAAAGAATCTTTTGATGAATCTTATGTATCAGTTGTTCAGGGAGCTATTGAGGAAAATACCTTACTATTAAGCCTGTCTTTTGATTATATTTTCTTTACAGGAAGTCCAAACGTTGGCAAAATTGCCATGAAAGCCGCTGCAGAACAATTAATTCCGGTGACTCTGGAGCTTGGAGGAAAATCACCAACGATTATTCATAAAGATGCAGATCTGGATAAAGCAGTAGCAAGAATATCTTACGGAAAATGGATTAATTGCGGGCAAACATGTGTTGCTCCGGACTATATTTATATTCATGAATCTATAAAAGATGAATTTATTGAAAAGTTTAAAGCTCATTTAAACACCACTTATGACGGTCAGTCATTAGGAAAAATCGGGAAAATTGTGAGCCAAAATCAAATTAAACATCTTGCAGGTTATTTGGAAGCATCTCCGGAAAAAGTGATCTACGGAGGAAATTATGATCTTGAAACGCGTCATTTTGAAGCTACTTTAATGGATAATATCACCTGGAATGATCAGGTAATGCAACAGGAGATCTTCGGCCCTATCCTTCCTATTATGACGTATAATGATATTGAAGAAGCTTTGGAGGAAATCAATAACCGTCCAAAACCTTTAGCACTATACGTTTTCACAGAAGATCAGAACTTGGCTGATTATGTTTTGAACCATACCACAAGCGGAGATGCTGAAATCAACAGTGCCATTATCCACGTGGGTTCACATTATTTACCCTTTGGAGGAGTAGGAACTTCAGGAATGGGTAAATATCATGGGAAATTCAGCTTTGAATGTTTTAGCCACAGCCGTTCTGTTCTTCAGGTAAAATAATAACAAGATATACTTCATATAAAACCAAGACTGTTCATCATAGGACAGTCTTTTTTGTAAAACAGAATTGATATTTTTATTACAGAAAAAATGCATTTTTCTTTTAAAGAAAAGCCCTTAACAAACTTTAACCACATATAATTTTTACAATTCATTAATATTTAAGATATTTGCGCATTATTTTAAAAATAAAGAATGAAAAAAATCTTTGTAGTATCATTCATATCAGTTGGATATTTTCTTAATGCACAGAGTTTAAGTAACTCTCCTTATGCAACTTATGGAATTGGGGATGTGAAATATGATAATACGATCGAGACTACTTCTATGGGAGGTATATCAACTGCTTTTATAAGTGATTTTACCAGTAGTTTCAATTTTGCCAACCCAGCAAATAACGCCAATTTTGAACTTACGAGTATCAGGCTGGAAGCTACCAATGAAAACAATTATTTCAAATCGAACTATAACGATATGAAATCTACAAAGCATTCTACGTATCTTTCCAATATTTCGCTTGCATTTCCGTTATCTCCAAAAGTAAAAATGGGGATCTCTTATCAGCCATACAGTTCTAAAAGTTACGATATCGTAAATGAACAATTCGCTGCAGATGGAACTCCAATGTATAAAAATAACTTTAAAGGAAGCGGAACGCTGAATGCGGCACAGGTTGCAGTTTCTTATAAAATTAATCAGGAACTTTCTGTGGGAGCAAGAGCTAATCTTTATTTTGGTGACCTTAATGACCTGAATGAATTCCGTGCATACAACCCTGCTACAGGCAGTTATGCTGGTGAATATGTTAATGGTTATCAAACTAAAAACAGAGTCAGAAACTTTAATTTTACACTTGGTACAAGCTATCAGACTTTAAATACCCGTACTGATAAGAAGTTCACAGTGGGAGCTACTGCTACTTTTGGCAACACCAGTAATATGACTACTGAGTATATCAACAGTACCTACAGATATGCTGATGCTCAGGAAACCACTAAGGTATATGAAACAATCATAGAGCAGCAGGAAACAAAATCTAAAAACCTTCTTCCATTACAGGCATCCGTAGGGGTTGGATATGGAAGTGAAAACCATTGGTTCCTATCAGGACAGGTGGATTATAAAAAAGGAGAAGATATCTCTTATTTTGGTAAAACTTTCGACTTTCAGGATACTTACAGAGTTTCTGCCGGTGGATGGTACCTTCCTAACTATAATAACTTCAGAAACTATTTTTCAAGGGTAATCTACAGATATGGAGCTTTCTATGAAAGAGGAAACCTTAAACTGGAAGGGACAAGCATCAACAAATTCGGTATTTCTGCCGGCGTAATGCTTCCATTCAAAACAAGTAGTATCACAAGAATGAGTGGTCTTGAAATAGGTCTGGAAGTAGGTAAAAGAGGAACTCTTAAAAACAATCTGATCAACCAGAATTTCATTAACCTGAAAATCGGCTTTAATTTTGCTGATAAATGGTTCAGAAAGACTCTTTATAACTAGAATGAATTTTTCAAAAAAAATATCATATAAAAATATAGCATGCCTTTTTAGTTGTGCTATATTTTTTATATTGACATCCTGTGAAGAAGATCTTACCAAAAGAAATGGCAGCCAAAGCAAAAATTTCCCTTCACAGATTATCAACAACGCCAATATTATACAGCGTGATTCCGGCTTTGTCACTTTAAAAGCCAAAGCACCCATCATTGAAAAGTATGAGCTGATTGACAGCCCTTATGTAGTAGCCAGAAAAGGAATTGACATTGAGTTTTTTGATAAAAAGAAACCTAAAGTTCCGGGAAGGATTACAGCTAAATACGCCCGTATTTTTGAATATAAAAAATTCTACGAAGCCAAAGGTGACGTAAGAATAAAAACCAATGAAGGGCAGAGATTTGCAATGCAGAGTATTTATTGGGATCAAAGAAAGAACAGAATCTATACTAAAGATACAGTATATGTGACCATGGAAGACGGCTCTACACTGGTAGGGGCCAATGGGATGACTGCAAAAGATGATTTTTCAGAATATACTTTCTATAACAACTCAGGAGATTTCAGTTCAAAGAGAATTTCTGAGAATAAAAAATAATCCAAAAAATAATGAAAGCTCTGGCTATTGGACTTATGTCCGGGACAAGTCTGGACGGTTTGGATATCTGTCTTGCAGAATTTGAAAAACAAGACAAATGGTCTTTTCAAATCCTGAAAGCCGAAACAATCCCCTATGCTGAGGATTGGGAAAATAAACTTAGACGCTCCATTCATCTTTCTGCTGAAGATTTACTGGAACTGAATTCAGAATATGGTTTTTACCTTGGTCGGCAGGTTAAAGAATTCATTCATAAGCATCAGCTCGAAAATATCAGTCTGATTGCATCTCATGGTCATACAATTTTCCATCAGCCTAAGCGAAAATTTACACTTCAGATAGGTGATGGCAGAGCAATAAAACTGGAAACCGGATTACCCGTTATCTATGATTTCAGAAGTCAGGATGTCCTGATGAAAGGAAATGGAGCCCCATTGGTTCCTATAGGTGATGAATTACTTTTTTCAGAATACAACGCCTGCTTAAACCTTGGCGGATTTTCCAATATTTCTTTACAGTCAGACGGAAAAAGAATTGCGTTTGATATAGCCCCGGTTAATATTGTATTGAATCATCTGGCCCAACACATCAACAAAAGTTTTGATGAAAACGGAGAGCTTGCTCAAAAAGGAAAAATCAATGAAGCTTTACTGAACGATCTTAATGCTTTAGATTTCTACCAGAATTCACATCCAAAATCTTTGGGAATTGAATGGTGCCATGAACATATATTTCCAGCTCTTAAAAATATTGAAATCTTAGATGCCCTGGCAACTTTTACAGAGCATACCGCCCAGCAGATCGCCAATGTTATCAATAAAAATAATATAAAAGACATTCTTATCACCGGAGGAGGTGCTTACAATTTATTCTTAATTGAAAAAATAAGATCAAAAACACAAGCTGAAGTGATTATCCCTAAAAAAGAGATTATCGATTATAAGGAAGCTCTTATCTTCGCTTTTATGGGAGTTTTAAAGATAAATAATGAAGTGAACGTGCTTTCTTCTGCTACAGGAAGTTCTTCTGACCACTGTTCAGGAGTCATAGTATAAAATAAGTACCACATCAAAATAAAAAAACCTTCAAATGAAGGTTTTTTTATTATTTATAGGCTTCGATTTTATCGGTAAGCGTATTGATAAAGTTCTGTAATGGTTTTTCTACCATCATTTTGATGAATGGGTTAAATTTCCCCTCAAATAACATCTGAACTTCAGTCTGGTTGTCATTAATCGGGTTTAAGGTTGCCGTTAAGGTGAAGTCCAAACTTGAACTTGCGGATCTTAAAACAGCCTTTTGGTCATCCACTTCATCTATTTTTAACGCAATTTCCGGCATTCCCTGTAATCCGAATTTAAATCCGTTATCTCTTGTTTCAAATTTTTGAAGACCATCCGGCATAAAATCTTTGTAATTTTCAGGTGATTTCAGCAACTCGGTAAGTTCTTTAGATGATTTATTGACAATAATCTTTCGTCCTTCTAAATTCATTTTTTATTTTTGTATTTAAATTCTTAACTATTACAAATGTATAAAGTTTTTGTCAACGAAAAAAAATTATTGATATCTAAGCATCCGGAAGAGCTGGAAAAAAAGCTTGGATATGAAAATCATACAACTTTAGAGATCGCTTTGGATCTTCTGGAGAATACTTCTGTGCAGGAACTTAACGTATATGGAGAGAATTTGGATGAAATATGGCAGGAATTTCAAAAGCTTTTCAGGATCATAGAAGCAGCGGGAGGCCTTGTTAGTAACCCTGAAGGGAAAGTTCTTTTTATTAAAAGACTCGGCAAATGGGATCTTCCGAAGGGTAAAATGGAAAAAGGAGAATCCAGAGAGGAGTCTGCGGTACGGGAAATAGAAGAAGAAACCGGCCTGAGTGATGTTGAACTCGTAAAATTCATCAATACCACCTACCATATCTATATAGAAAGAAATGGAGAGAAAATCCTAAAATGTACCCATTGGTTTGAAATGAACTTTGACGGAGAAGATAGTTCCAAGCCGCAAATAGAAGAAGGCATTACTGAAGTTGCCTGGAAAACGATATCAGAAATTGAGCATGAAGTTTTCCCAAGTACCTTCAAAAATATTATATTGATCGTACAGGAATTCTGGGATTCGAAGAAATAATTGGCTAAGGCTGGAAGTTGGAAGAAGAGTGAAGCTGGAAGTTACTATCCGGCCAATCAGCTTCTTTCGGTGATCATTTAACAATGAAAATTTGTAAAGTTGAATAAAAAAGAGAATGATTCTTTGTCTGCCATCAGGAACTTCCCTCTCCTAGCCTCCAGCTTTCTTCCTATATTACACAAAATCGATCAGCTTCTCAAGAGCAATTCCCCTGGAACCTTTCAATAATATATTTTCAGATTGAATTTTGTTCTGTTTTAAATATTCTATTAGTGCTGCTGTATTTTCAAAAGCAAGATCTGAAGAATTAACCTCTTTAAAATGTTTTCCTACAGTGATAATTTCATTGAAATTAAGATCCTGAGCCAGTTTTAAGATGTTCTGATGTTCTTTCTCACTTTCATCACCCAATTCCAGCATATCTCCGATAATAATGGTTTTACTGCCTTCAAAACTGATAAAGTTATTCAACGAAGCCGTCATAGAGCTTGGGTTTGCATTATAAGTATCCAGAACCAGAGTCCTCTCCTCTTTTTTTACAACCTGTGATCTCATATTGGTAGGTGTATACAATTCCAGAGCATGTTTTATTTTTTCAAAACTGATTCCGAAATGAAGCCCCAGGCTTGCCGCTGCACAAAGATTAGTAAAATTATATTCCCCAGTCAGTTTTGAAACTGCTTTTACTCCCTGATATGTCAATCCTACAAAATGTTCTGCGGAAAAAGATTCAAAATTGTAATCTGATGTCACTTTTCCAAAAGTAATCTTAGGTGAATAGTTTTCAGTTTTCTCAGTCTGGATAGGATCATTTTCATTAACAAGAATAGTTCTGTTATTGTTTTTAAGATAGTCATAAAGCTCAGACTTTCCTTTAATCACACCTTCAAAACCTCCGAATCCTTCTAAATGGGCTTTCCCAAAATTGGTTATATATCCAAAATCAGGTTGAGCAATGGTACACAGGAATTCAATTTCTTTCTGATGATTAGCTCCCATTTCAATCACGGCCATTTCATGTTCCGGTTTAATGGAAAGGATTGTTAAAGGAACTCCGATGTGGTTATTCAGATTTCCAAATGTATACTGCACATGGTATTTTTCTGAAAGAACAGCATGAATCAATTCTTTGGTAGTCGTCTTCCCATTACTTCCTGTAAGCCCGATAAAAGGAATGGTAAGTTTACTTCTGTGATAGATAGACAGCTGCTGTAAAAACTCAAGGGTAGACGGAACATAGAAAATATTTTTATCTCTGTTTTCGAATTCCGGAAGTTCAACAATTACGGCCAAAGCTCCATCATCTATGGCTTTTTCCGCCAATGTAGCTGCATTGAAATTCTCACCGGAAAAGGCAAAGAAAATATCATTCTCTGCTATTTTTCTGCTATCAATAGTCACTTTTGCAGCCTGCAGAAATAAAGGATAAAACTGTTCTATATTCATGTGGAAATATATATTTTTTTTTAAAAGAGGTCACACGCAATCGCCAAATCTATATGAGTATTTTAGACTTTTTAACCGGTGCGATTTCATGATCCAAAAATAAAAAAACCTTCCGAAAGTTCGGAAGGTTTTTTATAAGTATTTTTTGATAAATATTATCTTCTAGTTCTACCCTTATCGTTAGTTCTTGAATCCTGTGCAACACGGAATCCTACCCAACCATAAGCTCTGTTTTGATTTTTATATCTTCTTTGTCCCGGATCCAGCCAATATGCTGTATCCTGCCAAGAACCTCCTTTTACAACTCTAACCTCGTTAGAAATTCCTGAAGTTCTGTCTTTAGTATCTTTTTGTAACTTCACTCTACCAGCTCCATCTACAACAAAGCTTTGCTTAGGAGCATTGTACATATCGAATCCTGCAGCAGAATCAGAAGCTCTGTAATATTCTAAAGAAGACTGTCTGTCACCATCTCTGTAGTTTCTGTAATCAGCGATAGTTTGTCTTTCAAATTGTCCAGGAAGTCCTTTATAAACTAATCTTCCGTCAGCTAAAGTATCATATTTGATAGTACCTTCGTCGATCATTTTATAAGTTCCGTCACCGTTTCTTACGATAGCCTGAGGCATGTTTCCTCTATAGTAGTTGAAATCGCTGTAATCTTCATCAATGATTGGTCTGTAAACATCCGCAGTCCATTCTGAAACGTTCCCGAACATACCATATACACCAAGATCGTTAGAAGGATACTTTCTTACATCAGAAGTCTGTGCAGAACCATCATTCTTCCATCCTGAGATCCCAGAATAGTCACCTTTACCCATTTTGAAGTTTTCAAGGAACATTCCTCTGTCTCTTCCTTTGGTACCTCTTAATCTTTCGATTTCAGGTTTTTTACCTAGGTATTGGTTATATTCTCTGGTTTTTGCCATCCCAAGAGCTGCGTATTCCCATTCAACTTCGGTAGGAAGTCTGAACTTCTGTACCATTGCAGAATTTGGAGCTCTGTTAGCCGCAAGCAATCTCTGGTTTGTGGTTTTCATACCAGTTTTTTGCTGCATTCTTTTTTCATTGATATATCCTTGCATTTCAGGATCATTCGATTTGAATTTATCCATGTTGAATGCAGTTCCTCCCTGGTTGTTAGATTCGTTGATATACAAATCTTTGGCAATAATACCAGACTGCATCAAAGCTTTTTCATTCGCTCTGTCTGTCAGCCACTCACAGTATCTGTTTGCCTGAGTCCAGGAAACTCCTACCACCGGATAGTAATCAAATTCCGGAGAACGCAGATACGTTTCATTATAATCGTTTCTTGCTAATTTGTTGTCCCATAATAAGGTATCCGGTAAAGCACCGTTATAGATTTCCTTAAAACTAGGATCACTTGGTGGGAATACATACTTCAACCATGTAAGGTATTCGCGGTATTCGTAGTTAGTAATTTCTGTTTCTCCGATAAAGAATGAACTTACCTGCATTCTGCGAGGTGTGTTATTCCAATCGTGCATAACATCATCTTTCACTAATCCCATTGTAAAAGTTCCACCTTCTACATATACCATTCCAGGCCACCCCTTCTGCTTTTGTTGCTTTCCTGCAAAAAACCAACCTTGTTTTTCGTTTGGTTTCCAACCTGTTTTACTGACAAATTTTTTGGTACCGCCACCTTTGCTGGTTCCCGATCCGCCACAGCTGGTTAATGCAAGTGTAGAACTTAATGCTATTAATGAAAACAACTTTAGTTTTTTCATAGTCGATATAAATATTTTCAAAGTACAAAGAAAAAATAAATTATTCAATAAATCAAGTAAACATTTGATTTTTTTGAAAAACGTTAACAATTTAATTTTATTGTATCGCAATTTAATTCTAAAATTTTCATTTATTTTGTAATTTAGCAATTTCAATAGTAAACATGAAACGAAAAATTACGCTTTTATCTTTAATCGCTTTTGCATCAACACTTTACGCCCAAAGAAACACCATAGAATGGAATGGTTCAAAAATTCAGGATTTTGGCGATACAAAATTAAATCTTCCTAATTTTAAAAATGAGGGTTTTTCTTTCAGCCAAAATAATGTTTTTATAGTAACCAAGCAAAAAATCGGAGAAAAGCAGCTGAAAATTTCAGACCTTGTCTGGGAAAGCGTTCCTGCTCAGGATTTATTTGAGTTGGATAAAGGAAGACTTCCTGATTATGATGTAGCAGATGTTTCCTATTATAATTTAGATGGAGACAGCTATGCCAGCATCAGTGTTGCTTTGTTTAAAAATGTAAAAGGCCGTGTTCAGAGATTATCTTCGTTTAATGTTTCAGAAGCCTCCTCATTTGTAAATACAACAGGGACTGTTAATAAAATAGGAACAACTTCCAACCCATTATCCAGTGGCAACTTTTACAAAATAAAAGTAGACAAGTCCGGCGTATTCAAAATTACATCACAGTTTTTAAAAGATAACGGAATCAATCCAGCCTCTGTAAATCCTAAAAATTTCAGAATTTATGGAAACGGAGGAGTATTGCTTCCTGAATATAACCAGGATGCACGATATGGAGCTTTACAGGAGAATGCCATTCAGGTAGTAGGTGAAGATGACGGGGTATGGAACGATAATGATTATGCTCTTTTCTACGCTCAGGGTCCTGATGGCTATAACCTTTATGATACAGCCAATGGAAATGGTTTTAAAAGAAAAGATACCCGATTCAGCGAAAGAAGTAATAATGTAAAAAATATATATGAAGATTTTTCTTATTACTATATCAACTTTGACAAAGGTTCCGGGAAAAGAGTTCCAACTGTTGACGGGAACCTTCCTGCCCAGCTGATTACAAGATATGACAATTACCAGGTGATCAACAAGGATCAGAAAAACTTGTTGAAAGTAGGCAGAACATGGGTGGAGGACACTCCTTTCAGCAATGAAAAAACATTGACATTTTCTACCAACTCGCCAATACAGGCTGGTGATGTTATACGATACAGAACTCAGGTGGTAGCGTATAATTCACAACAGAATACAATTGATTTTAAGATCAATAATTTAAATCCGCATCCACTTCAAACGATCCCTACAGATACTTCATCTTACCAGTATACCTTCTACCCTGTAACCTATTCCGGAACGCTTACCAATCTTACCGGAAATCAGATTACAATGGTTTTGAATCCTGATATTTCTAAAAACCCTAACGGAACTTTCTATTTTGATTATGTGGAAGTTCAGTACAAAGAAAATCTTGCTTTCAATGGCTCACAGATGAACTTCAGGGATTATTCAATTGTAAGTGGAAGCAATACAGATTACGGATTCAGCATCACCAATGCTGCTAATATAGAACAGGTATGGGATGTAACGGATATTACCAATGCCAACCG
The window above is part of the Chryseobacterium sp. MA9 genome. Proteins encoded here:
- the mdlD gene encoding NAD(P)-dependent benzaldehyde dehydrogenase MdlD, which produces MDTNLEQKIKGIFQQQKAFFKTNQTKDIEFRKAQLRKFREVFLHHTDDLCEALSIDLGKSRKEAEYVEIQIVISELDYLLENIDEWAKPTSVPSKPHPSGAEVQSKITYQPYGVTYIIGPFNYPVQLTFSPLIGALISGNTAIIKPSENTPHVAQVLEDIVKESFDESYVSVVQGAIEENTLLLSLSFDYIFFTGSPNVGKIAMKAAAEQLIPVTLELGGKSPTIIHKDADLDKAVARISYGKWINCGQTCVAPDYIYIHESIKDEFIEKFKAHLNTTYDGQSLGKIGKIVSQNQIKHLAGYLEASPEKVIYGGNYDLETRHFEATLMDNITWNDQVMQQEIFGPILPIMTYNDIEEALEEINNRPKPLALYVFTEDQNLADYVLNHTTSGDAEINSAIIHVGSHYLPFGGVGTSGMGKYHGKFSFECFSHSRSVLQVK
- a CDS encoding NUDIX hydrolase, whose protein sequence is MYKVFVNEKKLLISKHPEELEKKLGYENHTTLEIALDLLENTSVQELNVYGENLDEIWQEFQKLFRIIEAAGGLVSNPEGKVLFIKRLGKWDLPKGKMEKGESREESAVREIEEETGLSDVELVKFINTTYHIYIERNGEKILKCTHWFEMNFDGEDSSKPQIEEGITEVAWKTISEIEHEVFPSTFKNIILIVQEFWDSKK
- the murF gene encoding UDP-N-acetylmuramoyl-tripeptide--D-alanyl-D-alanine ligase, which translates into the protein MNIEQFYPLFLQAAKVTIDSRKIAENDIFFAFSGENFNAATLAEKAIDDGALAVIVELPEFENRDKNIFYVPSTLEFLQQLSIYHRSKLTIPFIGLTGSNGKTTTKELIHAVLSEKYHVQYTFGNLNNHIGVPLTILSIKPEHEMAVIEMGANHQKEIEFLCTIAQPDFGYITNFGKAHLEGFGGFEGVIKGKSELYDYLKNNNRTILVNENDPIQTEKTENYSPKITFGKVTSDYNFESFSAEHFVGLTYQGVKAVSKLTGEYNFTNLCAAASLGLHFGISFEKIKHALELYTPTNMRSQVVKKEERTLVLDTYNANPSSMTASLNNFISFEGSKTIIIGDMLELGDESEKEHQNILKLAQDLNFNEIITVGKHFKEVNSSDLAFENTAALIEYLKQNKIQSENILLKGSRGIALEKLIDFV
- a CDS encoding anhydro-N-acetylmuramic acid kinase produces the protein MKALAIGLMSGTSLDGLDICLAEFEKQDKWSFQILKAETIPYAEDWENKLRRSIHLSAEDLLELNSEYGFYLGRQVKEFIHKHQLENISLIASHGHTIFHQPKRKFTLQIGDGRAIKLETGLPVIYDFRSQDVLMKGNGAPLVPIGDELLFSEYNACLNLGGFSNISLQSDGKRIAFDIAPVNIVLNHLAQHINKSFDENGELAQKGKINEALLNDLNALDFYQNSHPKSLGIEWCHEHIFPALKNIEILDALATFTEHTAQQIANVINKNNIKDILITGGGAYNLFLIEKIRSKTQAEVIIPKKEIIDYKEALIFAFMGVLKINNEVNVLSSATGSSSDHCSGVIV
- the gldJ gene encoding gliding motility lipoprotein GldJ; this encodes MKKLKLFSLIALSSTLALTSCGGSGTSKGGGTKKFVSKTGWKPNEKQGWFFAGKQQKQKGWPGMVYVEGGTFTMGLVKDDVMHDWNNTPRRMQVSSFFIGETEITNYEYREYLTWLKYVFPPSDPSFKEIYNGALPDTLLWDNKLARNDYNETYLRSPEFDYYPVVGVSWTQANRYCEWLTDRANEKALMQSGIIAKDLYINESNNQGGTAFNMDKFKSNDPEMQGYINEKRMQQKTGMKTTNQRLLAANRAPNSAMVQKFRLPTEVEWEYAALGMAKTREYNQYLGKKPEIERLRGTKGRDRGMFLENFKMGKGDYSGISGWKNDGSAQTSDVRKYPSNDLGVYGMFGNVSEWTADVYRPIIDEDYSDFNYYRGNMPQAIVRNGDGTYKMIDEGTIKYDTLADGRLVYKGLPGQFERQTIADYRNYRDGDRQSSLEYYRASDSAAGFDMYNAPKQSFVVDGAGRVKLQKDTKDRTSGISNEVRVVKGGSWQDTAYWLDPGQRRYKNQNRAYGWVGFRVAQDSRTNDKGRTRR
- the lptC gene encoding LPS export ABC transporter periplasmic protein LptC; this translates as MNFSKKISYKNIACLFSCAIFFILTSCEEDLTKRNGSQSKNFPSQIINNANIIQRDSGFVTLKAKAPIIEKYELIDSPYVVARKGIDIEFFDKKKPKVPGRITAKYARIFEYKKFYEAKGDVRIKTNEGQRFAMQSIYWDQRKNRIYTKDTVYVTMEDGSTLVGANGMTAKDDFSEYTFYNNSGDFSSKRISENKK